In a genomic window of Lycium ferocissimum isolate CSIRO_LF1 chromosome 9, AGI_CSIRO_Lferr_CH_V1, whole genome shotgun sequence:
- the LOC132031442 gene encoding uncharacterized protein LOC132031442 isoform X1 — MEEEDGGSSIFSELKHYNIELLQLHQNPKNNPSALTQLLQLLRRSSSDSLQPFFDYTLFPLLLLLDAAVDSRSSTKVDSNERLMMPNTLSDIVMEGALHCLEELLKKCCIGSVDQFIVLTKKLTRGALLSPLEASEEFREGVIRCFKALLLNLHCCSSESCSCRQISGWPLLLERKSLHSPPVSKLKFKEEECLVAFLQSETASVAVGHWLSLLLKAADVEAARGQQGSASLRIEAFSTLRILVAKVGTADALAFFLPGVVSQIGKVLHISKTFISGAAGSAEALDQAIRSLAEFLMIVLEDNFNLPFLGLPLDDVNKGKSSVSFLEALRQLPSSMHDQNLSEAVDRGTVVLRSTEGESVSPRNVNGSLRVIRTKDWIVDTSSHVDKLLCATYPHLCMHPSRKVRRGLLAAIQGLLSKTSCVLKGSRLMLLENLCVLACDDSAEVSSASQSFFGHLLSSHGKLHVKHDVAEIFNRLVEKLPKVVLGTDESYAIAHSQKLLVLIYFSGPQLVADYLLQSPVRAAQFLDVLALCLSQNSVFAGSLEKNVVAKRSSSGFMHSIAEIRAVGVADSDNLRSRENQTRRAHATESIKNEHQLPRMPPWFVYVGSQKLYHSVARILRLVGLSLFADPRTEGPLSIIIDLPLENLRKLVSEIRMKEYSEESWQSWYSRITSGQLVRQASTAVCILNELIFGLSDQAIDDFTRMFRAYVMAPQENKKCQEDASQYCKIEQSTTEESVWKICQVKGERSHLVDCIGSILHEYLSPEIWDLPVEHTAALQQYDCEDANISSHFFNDNVMLHQVIIDGIGIFSMSIGRDFSSSGFLHSSLYMLLHNLICSHFQIRSASDAVLHIIAAMHEYPTVGHLVLANSDYVIDSVCRQLRSLELNPDVPNVLAAMLSYIGVAHSILPLLEEPMRAVSMELEILGRHQHPDLTIPFLKAMAEIVKASKQEASALLDQAKSYCEDVESKKLNLEKRTEKLIDDSGSYSDENVGKGLSESGMRIYTNDMQIEWETMLFKMSDFRRFRRTVGSIAGSCLTAATPLLASANQAASLIALDIVDDGFLTVAKVEDAYKLEKKIKEAIEHVADMCSFYSIKDALDADADETTENRLLPAANKVWPFLVACIRNKSPLAVQRCTQTISNIVQICGGDFFTRRFHTDGKHFWSFLTTSPFQKRAPGSSEETYLKLPYRGRSASSGDSAAEISDLKVQAAVLNMIANLARNRRSASALEAVLKKVSGLVVGIACSGVVGLRDTSINALAGLASIDPDLIWLLLADVYYSKKRETPIPPTTGEFLEISRILPPPLSSKDYLYLQYGGKNYGFDIDFTSVDTVFRTLHSQFFSSQMYS, encoded by the exons ATGGAAGAGGAAGATGGTGGAAGCAGTATATTTTCAGAACTCAAACATTACAACATTGAATTACTCCAactccaccaaaaccctaagaATAACCCTTCCGCGctcactcaacttcttcaacttcttcgcCGCTCTTCTTCTGATTCTCTGCAGCCTTTCTTCGA ctatACATTGTTTCCTTTGCTGCTTCTACTGGATGCCGCTGTTGATAGCAGATCATCAACCAAAGTTGATTCCAATGAAAGATTAATGATGCCTAATACATTGAGTGATATAGTGATGGAAGGTGCTCTTCATTGTCTTGAGGAACTTCTGAAGAAGTGTTGTATAGGGTCTGTGGATCAG TTCATTGTATTAACAAAGAAATTGACTCGGGGAGCATTGCTTTCTCCTCTGGAGGCCTCAGAAGAGTTCCGTGAAGGAGTGATAAGGTGTTTCAAAGCACTGTTGCTTAATCTGCATTGCTGTTCCAGTGAGTCCTGCTCATGCAGACAAATAAGCGGTTGGCCTTTGCTTCTGGAAAGAAAAAGTTTGCACTCTCCACCTGTTTCAAAACTTAAATTCAAGGAAGAAGAGTGTTTAGTTGCATTTCTACAGTCTGAAACTGCTTCAGTTGCTGTTGGACATTGGCTATCACTTCTGCTGAAG GCAGCAGATGTTGAGGCAGCACGAGGGCAGCAAGGCAGCGCAAGCCTTCGGATAGAAGCCTTTTCCACTCTGAGAATACTTGTTGCTAAG GTTGGCACTGCAGATGCTTTAGCTTTCTTTTTGCCAGGAGTTGTTAGTCAAATTGGCAAAGTTTTGCATATTTCAAAAACGTTCATTAGTGGGGCTGCTGGGAGTGCAGAAGCTTTGGACCAAGCGATTAGAAGCTTGGCTGAATTTCTTATGATCGTTCTCGAGGACAATTTTAACTTGCCGTTTCTTGGTCTGCCCCTTGATGATGTCAATAAAGGGAAATCGTCAGTGTCATTTCTGGAGGCACTTCGTCAGTTGCCCTCTTCTATGCATGATCAGAATTTGAGTGAGGCTGTTGACAGGGGCACCGTTGTACTTCGCTCCACAGAGGGGGAAAGTGTTAGTCCTAGAAACGTGAACGGATCTTTGCGTGTAATTCGTACAAAAGACTGGATTGTGGATACCTCGTCGCATGTTGATAAGCTGTTATGTGCAACTTATCCCCAC CTTTGCATGCATCCAAGCAGAAAAGTGAGACGAGGACTCTTGGCGGCAATACAGGGACTCTTATCAAAAACCAGTTGTGTGTTGAAGGGAAGCAGATTGATGCTTTTG GAAAATCTATGTGTTTTGGCATGTGATGATTCCGCGGAGGTGTCCTCAGCTTCACAGTCGTTCTTTGGACATCTGCTCTCATCACATGGGAAGCTTCATGTAAAACATGATGTTGCTGAGATTTTTAACAG GCTTGTCGAAAAGCTTCCAAAGGTGGTCCTTGGAACTGATGAATCATATGCAATTGCACATTCCCAGAAACTGCTCGTACTGATCTATTTTTCAGGCCCACAACTCGTGGCAGACTACCTCCTTCAGTCTCCT GTGAGAGCTGCTCAATTCTTGGATGTTTTAGCCCTCTGTCTGAGTCAAAATTCAGTTTTTGCTGGTTCCCTTGAGAAGAATGTTGTAGCAAAGCGTTCCTCATCAGGGTTCATGCATTCCATAGCAGAGATAAGAGCTGTTGGAGTTGCTGACTCTGACAATCTGAGAAGTAGAGAGAATCAAACTAGAAGAGCACATGCCACAGAAAGTATAAAGAATGAGCATCAGCTGCCGCGCATGCCACCCTGGTTTGTTTATGTTGGAAGTCAGAAGCTGTACCATTCTGTAGCTAGGATTCTACGACTTGTAGGTTTATCTTTATTTGCAG ACCCTCGAACTGAAGGACCTCTATCTATTATCATTGACCTTCCATTGGAGAACCTGCGGAAATTGGTTTCTGAAATACGGATGAAGGAATACAGCGAAGAAAGTTGGCAATCTTGGTACAGCAGGATTACTTCAGGACAATTAGTACGTCAGGCCAGTACTGCTGTGTGTATCCTGAATGAGTTGATATTTGGGTTGTCAGATCAAGCAATTGATGACTTTACCAGAATGTTTAGAGCATATGTAATGGCGCcgcaagaaaataagaaatgtCAAGAAGATGCGAGTCAATATTGCAAAATTGAACAATCTACGACAGAGGAATCTGTTTGGAAGATTTGCCAAGTTAAGGGAGAAAGGAGTCATTTAGTTGACTGCATTGGCAGTATATTACATGAATACCTATCCCCTGAAATATGGGATCTGCCTGTTGAGCATACAGCTGCTTTACAACAATATGATTGTGAGGATGCAAACATTAGCTCGCACTTCTTTAATGACAACGTGATGTTGCAC CAGGTTATTATTGATGGAATTGGCATCTTTTCTATGTCCATTGGGAGAGATTTTTCTTCATCAGGATTTCTTCATTCATCTCTTTATATGTTGCTTCACAATCTTATTTGCTCTCACTTCCAAATTAGAAGTGCATCTGACGCTGTGTTACACATTATCGCCGCGATGCATGAGTATCCAACA GTTGGACACTTGGTTTTAGCAAATTCAGACTATGTAATTGATTCAGTATGCAGGCAGCTGCGCTCTCTGGAGCTTAACCCTGATGTACCAAATGTACTAGCTGCCATGCTTTCATACATAGGAGTGGCTCACAGTATATTGCCTTTATTGGAGGAGCCA ATGCGTGCTGTTTCCATGGAGCTTGAAATTCTTGGCAGGCATCAACACCCTGATTTGACCATTCCCTTCTTGAAG GCAATGGCAGAAATAGTTAAGGCTTCAAAGCAGGAGGCTAGTGCTTTGCTGGACCAAGCAAAGTCATATTGTGAGGATGTGGAATCTAAAAAGCTGAACCTGGAGAAGAGGACCGAAAAGCTTATTGATGATTCAGGTTCATATAGTGATGAAAATGTTGGCAAGGGATTGTCTGAATCTG GGATGCGGATCTACACCAATGATATGCAAATAGAGTGGGAGACTATGCTATTCAAAATGAGTGACTTTAGAAGGTTTAGACGAACAGTTGGATCTATTGCAGGTTCATGTTTAACAGCTGCAACTCCATTACTTGCTTCAGCGAACCAAGCAGCATCCTTGATAGcacttgatattgttgat GATGGATTTTTGACAGTAGCCAAAGTAGAGGATGCCTACAAGCTTGAGAAGAAAATCAAAGAGGCAATTGAACATGTGGCTGatatgtgttcattttatagTATTAAGGATGCTTTAGATGCTGATGCTGATGAAACTACCGAGAACAGACTGCTCCCTGCAGCCAATAAAGTGTGGCCGTTTTTGGTTGCCTGTATTCGAAATAAAAGTCCATTG GCTGTTCAAAGATGTACACAAACAATCAGTAATATCGTGCAGATATGTGGAGGTGACTTCTTTACTCGACGTTTCCATACAGATGGGAAACACTTCTGGAGCTTTTTAACTACTTCACCATTTCAAAAGAGAGCCCCAGGTTCTTCAGAGGAGACTTACTTGAAGCTTCCATACCGCGGCCGTTCTGCATCTTCAGGAGATTCAGCAGCTGAGATTTCTGATCTAAAAGTCCAGGCCGCAGTGCTGAACATGATTGCAAATCTTGCTCGGAACAGACGCAGTGCTTCAGCACTGGAAGCAGTTCTGAAAAAGGTGAGCGGTCTTGTTGTTGGGATAGCATGTAGCGGTGTTGTAGGCCTTCGAGACACATCTATAAACGCCCTTGCTGGACTCGCTTCAATAGATCCTGATCTTATTTGGCTTCTTCTTGCTGATGTTTATTACTCGAAGAAGAGAGAGACGCCTATACCTCCTACAACAGGAGAGTTTTTAGAGATATCTCGAATTTTACCTCCACCCTTGTCGTCTAAAGATTACCTTTATCTGCAGTATGGAGGGAAGAATTATGGGTTTGACATTGATTTTACTTCTGTTGATACCGTGTTTAGAACACTACATTCTCAGTTTTTCAGTTCACAAATGTACAGTTGA
- the LOC132031442 gene encoding uncharacterized protein LOC132031442 isoform X2, producing MEEEDGGSSIFSELKHYNIELLQLHQNPKNNPSALTQLLQLLRRSSSDSLQPFFDYTLFPLLLLLDAAVDSRSSTKVDSNERLMMPNTLSDIVMEGALHCLEELLKKCCIGSVDQFIVLTKKLTRGALLSPLEASEEFREGVIRCFKALLLNLHCCSSESCSCRQISGWPLLLERKSLHSPPVSKLKFKEEECLVAFLQSETASVAVGHWLSLLLKAADVEAARGQQGSASLRIEAFSTLRILVAKVGTADALAFFLPGVVSQIGKVLHISKTFISGAAGSAEALDQAIRSLAEFLMIVLEDNFNLPFLGLPLDDVNKGKSSVSFLEALRQLPSSMHDQNLSEAVDRGTVVLRSTEGESVSPRNVNGSLRVIRTKDWIVDTSSHVDKLLCATYPHLCMHPSRKVRRGLLAAIQGLLSKTSCVLKGSRLMLLENLCVLACDDSAEVSSASQSFFGHLLSSHGKLHVKHDVAEIFNRLVEKLPKVVLGTDESYAIAHSQKLLVLIYFSGPQLVADYLLQSPVRAAQFLDVLALCLSQNSVFAGSLEKNVVAKRSSSGFMHSIAEIRAVGVADSDNLRSRENQTRRAHATESIKNEHQLPRMPPWFVYVGSQKLYHSVARILRLVGLSLFADPRTEGPLSIIIDLPLENLRKLVSEIRMKEYSEESWQSWYSRITSGQLVRQASTAVCILNELIFGLSDQAIDDFTRMFRAYVMAPQENKKCQEDASQYCKIEQSTTEESVWKICQVKGERSHLVDCIGSILHEYLSPEIWDLPVEHTAALQQYDCEDANISSHFFNDNVMLHQVIIDGIGIFSMSIGRDFSSSGFLHSSLYMLLHNLICSHFQIRSASDAVLHIIAAMHEYPTMRAVSMELEILGRHQHPDLTIPFLKAMAEIVKASKQEASALLDQAKSYCEDVESKKLNLEKRTEKLIDDSGSYSDENVGKGLSESGMRIYTNDMQIEWETMLFKMSDFRRFRRTVGSIAGSCLTAATPLLASANQAASLIALDIVDDGFLTVAKVEDAYKLEKKIKEAIEHVADMCSFYSIKDALDADADETTENRLLPAANKVWPFLVACIRNKSPLAVQRCTQTISNIVQICGGDFFTRRFHTDGKHFWSFLTTSPFQKRAPGSSEETYLKLPYRGRSASSGDSAAEISDLKVQAAVLNMIANLARNRRSASALEAVLKKVSGLVVGIACSGVVGLRDTSINALAGLASIDPDLIWLLLADVYYSKKRETPIPPTTGEFLEISRILPPPLSSKDYLYLQYGGKNYGFDIDFTSVDTVFRTLHSQFFSSQMYS from the exons ATGGAAGAGGAAGATGGTGGAAGCAGTATATTTTCAGAACTCAAACATTACAACATTGAATTACTCCAactccaccaaaaccctaagaATAACCCTTCCGCGctcactcaacttcttcaacttcttcgcCGCTCTTCTTCTGATTCTCTGCAGCCTTTCTTCGA ctatACATTGTTTCCTTTGCTGCTTCTACTGGATGCCGCTGTTGATAGCAGATCATCAACCAAAGTTGATTCCAATGAAAGATTAATGATGCCTAATACATTGAGTGATATAGTGATGGAAGGTGCTCTTCATTGTCTTGAGGAACTTCTGAAGAAGTGTTGTATAGGGTCTGTGGATCAG TTCATTGTATTAACAAAGAAATTGACTCGGGGAGCATTGCTTTCTCCTCTGGAGGCCTCAGAAGAGTTCCGTGAAGGAGTGATAAGGTGTTTCAAAGCACTGTTGCTTAATCTGCATTGCTGTTCCAGTGAGTCCTGCTCATGCAGACAAATAAGCGGTTGGCCTTTGCTTCTGGAAAGAAAAAGTTTGCACTCTCCACCTGTTTCAAAACTTAAATTCAAGGAAGAAGAGTGTTTAGTTGCATTTCTACAGTCTGAAACTGCTTCAGTTGCTGTTGGACATTGGCTATCACTTCTGCTGAAG GCAGCAGATGTTGAGGCAGCACGAGGGCAGCAAGGCAGCGCAAGCCTTCGGATAGAAGCCTTTTCCACTCTGAGAATACTTGTTGCTAAG GTTGGCACTGCAGATGCTTTAGCTTTCTTTTTGCCAGGAGTTGTTAGTCAAATTGGCAAAGTTTTGCATATTTCAAAAACGTTCATTAGTGGGGCTGCTGGGAGTGCAGAAGCTTTGGACCAAGCGATTAGAAGCTTGGCTGAATTTCTTATGATCGTTCTCGAGGACAATTTTAACTTGCCGTTTCTTGGTCTGCCCCTTGATGATGTCAATAAAGGGAAATCGTCAGTGTCATTTCTGGAGGCACTTCGTCAGTTGCCCTCTTCTATGCATGATCAGAATTTGAGTGAGGCTGTTGACAGGGGCACCGTTGTACTTCGCTCCACAGAGGGGGAAAGTGTTAGTCCTAGAAACGTGAACGGATCTTTGCGTGTAATTCGTACAAAAGACTGGATTGTGGATACCTCGTCGCATGTTGATAAGCTGTTATGTGCAACTTATCCCCAC CTTTGCATGCATCCAAGCAGAAAAGTGAGACGAGGACTCTTGGCGGCAATACAGGGACTCTTATCAAAAACCAGTTGTGTGTTGAAGGGAAGCAGATTGATGCTTTTG GAAAATCTATGTGTTTTGGCATGTGATGATTCCGCGGAGGTGTCCTCAGCTTCACAGTCGTTCTTTGGACATCTGCTCTCATCACATGGGAAGCTTCATGTAAAACATGATGTTGCTGAGATTTTTAACAG GCTTGTCGAAAAGCTTCCAAAGGTGGTCCTTGGAACTGATGAATCATATGCAATTGCACATTCCCAGAAACTGCTCGTACTGATCTATTTTTCAGGCCCACAACTCGTGGCAGACTACCTCCTTCAGTCTCCT GTGAGAGCTGCTCAATTCTTGGATGTTTTAGCCCTCTGTCTGAGTCAAAATTCAGTTTTTGCTGGTTCCCTTGAGAAGAATGTTGTAGCAAAGCGTTCCTCATCAGGGTTCATGCATTCCATAGCAGAGATAAGAGCTGTTGGAGTTGCTGACTCTGACAATCTGAGAAGTAGAGAGAATCAAACTAGAAGAGCACATGCCACAGAAAGTATAAAGAATGAGCATCAGCTGCCGCGCATGCCACCCTGGTTTGTTTATGTTGGAAGTCAGAAGCTGTACCATTCTGTAGCTAGGATTCTACGACTTGTAGGTTTATCTTTATTTGCAG ACCCTCGAACTGAAGGACCTCTATCTATTATCATTGACCTTCCATTGGAGAACCTGCGGAAATTGGTTTCTGAAATACGGATGAAGGAATACAGCGAAGAAAGTTGGCAATCTTGGTACAGCAGGATTACTTCAGGACAATTAGTACGTCAGGCCAGTACTGCTGTGTGTATCCTGAATGAGTTGATATTTGGGTTGTCAGATCAAGCAATTGATGACTTTACCAGAATGTTTAGAGCATATGTAATGGCGCcgcaagaaaataagaaatgtCAAGAAGATGCGAGTCAATATTGCAAAATTGAACAATCTACGACAGAGGAATCTGTTTGGAAGATTTGCCAAGTTAAGGGAGAAAGGAGTCATTTAGTTGACTGCATTGGCAGTATATTACATGAATACCTATCCCCTGAAATATGGGATCTGCCTGTTGAGCATACAGCTGCTTTACAACAATATGATTGTGAGGATGCAAACATTAGCTCGCACTTCTTTAATGACAACGTGATGTTGCAC CAGGTTATTATTGATGGAATTGGCATCTTTTCTATGTCCATTGGGAGAGATTTTTCTTCATCAGGATTTCTTCATTCATCTCTTTATATGTTGCTTCACAATCTTATTTGCTCTCACTTCCAAATTAGAAGTGCATCTGACGCTGTGTTACACATTATCGCCGCGATGCATGAGTATCCAACA ATGCGTGCTGTTTCCATGGAGCTTGAAATTCTTGGCAGGCATCAACACCCTGATTTGACCATTCCCTTCTTGAAG GCAATGGCAGAAATAGTTAAGGCTTCAAAGCAGGAGGCTAGTGCTTTGCTGGACCAAGCAAAGTCATATTGTGAGGATGTGGAATCTAAAAAGCTGAACCTGGAGAAGAGGACCGAAAAGCTTATTGATGATTCAGGTTCATATAGTGATGAAAATGTTGGCAAGGGATTGTCTGAATCTG GGATGCGGATCTACACCAATGATATGCAAATAGAGTGGGAGACTATGCTATTCAAAATGAGTGACTTTAGAAGGTTTAGACGAACAGTTGGATCTATTGCAGGTTCATGTTTAACAGCTGCAACTCCATTACTTGCTTCAGCGAACCAAGCAGCATCCTTGATAGcacttgatattgttgat GATGGATTTTTGACAGTAGCCAAAGTAGAGGATGCCTACAAGCTTGAGAAGAAAATCAAAGAGGCAATTGAACATGTGGCTGatatgtgttcattttatagTATTAAGGATGCTTTAGATGCTGATGCTGATGAAACTACCGAGAACAGACTGCTCCCTGCAGCCAATAAAGTGTGGCCGTTTTTGGTTGCCTGTATTCGAAATAAAAGTCCATTG GCTGTTCAAAGATGTACACAAACAATCAGTAATATCGTGCAGATATGTGGAGGTGACTTCTTTACTCGACGTTTCCATACAGATGGGAAACACTTCTGGAGCTTTTTAACTACTTCACCATTTCAAAAGAGAGCCCCAGGTTCTTCAGAGGAGACTTACTTGAAGCTTCCATACCGCGGCCGTTCTGCATCTTCAGGAGATTCAGCAGCTGAGATTTCTGATCTAAAAGTCCAGGCCGCAGTGCTGAACATGATTGCAAATCTTGCTCGGAACAGACGCAGTGCTTCAGCACTGGAAGCAGTTCTGAAAAAGGTGAGCGGTCTTGTTGTTGGGATAGCATGTAGCGGTGTTGTAGGCCTTCGAGACACATCTATAAACGCCCTTGCTGGACTCGCTTCAATAGATCCTGATCTTATTTGGCTTCTTCTTGCTGATGTTTATTACTCGAAGAAGAGAGAGACGCCTATACCTCCTACAACAGGAGAGTTTTTAGAGATATCTCGAATTTTACCTCCACCCTTGTCGTCTAAAGATTACCTTTATCTGCAGTATGGAGGGAAGAATTATGGGTTTGACATTGATTTTACTTCTGTTGATACCGTGTTTAGAACACTACATTCTCAGTTTTTCAGTTCACAAATGTACAGTTGA